From one Leifsonia soli genomic stretch:
- a CDS encoding helix-turn-helix domain-containing protein, with the protein MLVRHAIGSVLRRIRTERGTTLRELSESSRVSVPYLSEIERGRKEASSEILAALCRVLGVSEGELMTRVAAEFAGAQVLSLVPERELAGASASTLELQSSAVESGARTPGVVALAA; encoded by the coding sequence ATGCTCGTACGGCATGCGATCGGATCGGTGCTCCGCCGGATCAGGACGGAGCGCGGCACGACGCTGCGCGAGCTCTCCGAGTCGTCGCGGGTATCGGTGCCGTACCTCTCCGAGATCGAGCGGGGGCGCAAAGAGGCCTCCTCCGAGATCCTCGCCGCGCTGTGCCGGGTGCTGGGGGTCAGCGAGGGCGAGCTGATGACGCGGGTCGCCGCCGAGTTCGCCGGTGCCCAGGTGCTGAGTCTGGTGCCGGAGCGCGAGCTCGCGGGCGCATCCGCATCCACTCTGGAGCTGCAGTCGTCTGCCGTGGAGAGCGGCGCGCGCACTCCCGGCGTCGTCGCACTCGCCGCCTGA
- a CDS encoding polyprenyl synthetase family protein has protein sequence MRRPSLTSQLGFTERIFLRGDDRELANAVDAGLAQVEESLHQEMHFADNLADVTARYLLEAGGKRVRPMLTLLAAQLGGGTNADVIQAASAVEITHLASLYHDDVMDDSQMRRGVPSAQFVWGNSVAVLTGDLLFARASKLVSALGERAIQLQADTFERLCLGQLHETIGPQEGEDPIEHYIGVLEDKTGSLIAVAAQMGVLFSNAPAEFDQPVVVFGEKIGVAFQLIDDVIDLSSEGVAQTGKTPGNDLRAGVATLPVLRLRERASTDPEAAALLDRLERDVIGSAEDGEVTPAAMDAIAALREHDVTRQTLEEAHRWAREAVEALAPLPDGPVKKALIRFADTIVERSS, from the coding sequence GTGCGGCGTCCGTCGCTCACCAGCCAGCTCGGCTTCACCGAGCGGATCTTCCTCCGCGGTGACGACCGCGAGCTCGCGAACGCCGTCGATGCCGGGCTCGCCCAGGTCGAGGAGAGCCTGCACCAGGAGATGCACTTCGCGGACAATCTCGCGGACGTGACGGCGCGGTACCTCCTCGAGGCCGGCGGCAAGCGGGTCCGTCCCATGCTGACCCTCCTGGCCGCCCAGCTGGGCGGAGGGACGAACGCCGACGTCATCCAGGCGGCATCGGCCGTCGAGATCACCCACCTGGCGTCGCTCTACCACGACGACGTCATGGACGACTCCCAGATGCGACGCGGTGTTCCGAGTGCGCAGTTCGTCTGGGGCAACTCCGTCGCCGTGTTGACCGGCGATCTGCTGTTCGCCCGCGCGAGCAAGCTGGTCTCCGCGCTCGGCGAGCGCGCAATCCAGCTCCAGGCCGACACCTTCGAGCGGCTGTGCCTCGGCCAGCTGCACGAGACCATCGGTCCCCAGGAGGGCGAAGACCCGATCGAGCACTACATCGGGGTGCTCGAGGACAAGACCGGCTCGCTGATCGCGGTCGCCGCCCAGATGGGCGTTCTCTTCTCGAACGCTCCGGCGGAGTTCGACCAGCCCGTCGTGGTGTTCGGCGAGAAGATCGGCGTCGCCTTCCAGCTGATCGACGACGTCATCGACCTGTCGTCGGAGGGTGTGGCCCAGACCGGCAAGACCCCCGGCAACGATCTGCGCGCCGGCGTCGCGACCCTTCCCGTGCTCCGCCTCCGCGAGCGCGCCTCCACCGACCCCGAGGCGGCGGCCCTGCTCGATCGTCTCGAGCGCGACGTCATCGGCTCGGCCGAGGACGGCGAGGTCACGCCCGCCGCCATGGACGCCATCGCCGCGCTCCGCGAGCACGACGTGACCCGCCAGACGCTGGAGGAGGCGCACCGCTGGGCGCGTGAAGCGGTGGAGGCGCTCGCGCCCCTTCCGGACGGCCCGGTGAAGAAGGCCCTGATCAGGTTCGCGGACACGATCGTCGAACGCTCCAGCTGA
- a CDS encoding heme oxygenase (biliverdin-producing), protein MAELIPFSEALRERTRGVHQESEGAGFMQDLMSGRGCRDDYIQLLSQHYFIYEALEEAAAWMGDDPVAAPFISPKLTRLPAIEADLDFLLGHDWRERIAPLPSTARYTARIREVGRTWPGGFIAHHYTRYLGDLSGGQIIRTLLQRQYGFETNGVGFYLFADIAKPKLFKDTYRSQLDAVEWTEEERDRVIAEVALAFRFNTELFDDLASAKAAA, encoded by the coding sequence ATGGCTGAACTGATCCCCTTCTCCGAAGCACTCCGCGAACGCACGCGCGGCGTGCACCAGGAGAGCGAGGGCGCCGGCTTCATGCAAGACCTGATGAGCGGGCGGGGCTGCCGCGACGACTACATCCAGCTGCTGTCGCAGCACTACTTCATCTACGAGGCGCTCGAAGAGGCGGCGGCGTGGATGGGCGACGATCCGGTCGCCGCGCCGTTCATCAGCCCGAAGCTGACCCGTCTTCCGGCCATCGAGGCCGATCTCGACTTCCTACTCGGCCACGACTGGCGGGAGCGGATTGCACCGCTGCCCTCCACGGCGCGCTACACGGCCCGCATCCGCGAGGTCGGGCGCACCTGGCCGGGCGGCTTCATCGCGCACCATTACACGCGCTACCTCGGCGACCTCTCCGGCGGGCAGATCATCCGCACACTGCTGCAGCGCCAGTACGGGTTCGAGACCAACGGCGTCGGCTTCTACCTCTTCGCCGACATCGCAAAGCCGAAGTTGTTCAAAGACACCTACCGGTCGCAACTGGATGCGGTCGAGTGGACCGAGGAGGAGCGCGACCGCGTCATCGCGGAGGTGGCGCTGGCGTTCCGCTTCAACACGGAGCTGTTCGACGACCTGGCGTCGGCCAAGGCCGCGGCCTGA
- a CDS encoding YajQ family cyclic di-GMP-binding protein, with protein sequence MADSSFDVVSKVDKMEADNAVNQARKEVDQRYDFKNVGASIEWSGEKVLLKANTEERVKAVLEVLESKFIKRGITLKSLDTGAPYASGKEFRIEVGLKNGIEQDAAKKINKLIRDEAPKSVKSQIQGDELRVSSKSRDDLQATMALLKNADLDVAVQFVNLR encoded by the coding sequence ATGGCAGACTCCTCATTCGACGTCGTCAGCAAGGTCGACAAGATGGAGGCGGACAACGCCGTCAACCAGGCCCGCAAAGAGGTGGACCAGCGCTACGACTTCAAGAACGTCGGCGCGTCCATCGAGTGGAGCGGCGAGAAGGTCCTCCTGAAGGCGAACACCGAGGAGCGCGTTAAGGCCGTGCTCGAGGTGCTCGAATCGAAGTTCATCAAGCGCGGCATCACCCTCAAGTCACTCGACACCGGCGCGCCGTACGCGTCCGGCAAGGAGTTCCGCATCGAGGTCGGGCTCAAGAACGGCATCGAGCAGGATGCGGCCAAGAAGATCAACAAGCTGATCCGCGATGAGGCGCCCAAGAGCGTGAAGTCGCAGATCCAGGGAGACGAGCTGCGCGTCAGCTCCAAGAGCCGCGACGACCTGCAGGCCACCATGGCGCTGCTCAAGAACGCGGACCTCGACGTCGCCGTGCAGTTCGTCAACCTGCGCTGA
- a CDS encoding alpha/beta hydrolase: MANAREWVPDILGEPFEQLTLPLRPDAEGEVVATLVRYSPPPRLHLHRRPAADTDVLYVHGWSDYFFQTELAEFWHDQGARFHALDLRKYGRSLRDGQTPGFVDDLAVYDEDIAAALAAIGHGETSAEDAAPRPRSRRLILLGHSTGGLTLSLWADRHPGRADALILNSPWLEFQARSAGRAALTPLIDLHARIDPKAAMPNVDLGFYSRTVSRTMDGEWDYDLAWRPIRGFPVHPAWLVAVLAGHARVAAGLHIDAPVLTLLSARSTLLPHWTPDMLTSDVVLVVRDIAQRALQLGPTVTVSWLEDALHDVFLSRPPVRQAAYASITQWMRGYLSAG, from the coding sequence ATGGCGAACGCGCGCGAGTGGGTCCCCGACATCCTCGGGGAGCCGTTCGAGCAGCTGACGCTGCCGCTCCGCCCGGACGCGGAGGGCGAGGTCGTCGCCACGCTGGTCCGCTACTCGCCGCCCCCGCGCCTGCACCTCCACCGTCGACCGGCCGCGGACACGGACGTGCTGTACGTGCACGGCTGGTCGGACTACTTCTTCCAGACCGAGCTCGCCGAGTTCTGGCACGACCAGGGCGCGCGGTTCCACGCCCTCGATCTGCGCAAGTACGGGCGCAGCCTGCGCGACGGCCAGACGCCGGGCTTCGTCGACGATCTGGCCGTGTACGACGAGGACATCGCGGCGGCCCTCGCCGCGATCGGGCACGGCGAGACCTCCGCGGAGGATGCGGCACCGCGCCCGCGTTCGCGCCGTCTCATCCTGCTCGGCCATTCGACCGGCGGCCTCACCCTCAGCCTGTGGGCCGACCGCCACCCCGGCCGGGCCGATGCGCTGATCCTGAACAGCCCGTGGCTCGAGTTCCAGGCGCGGTCCGCCGGACGTGCCGCCCTGACCCCGCTGATCGACCTGCACGCGCGCATCGACCCGAAGGCCGCGATGCCCAACGTCGACCTGGGCTTCTACAGCCGCACGGTCTCACGGACCATGGACGGCGAGTGGGACTACGACCTGGCCTGGCGCCCGATCCGCGGCTTCCCCGTCCATCCCGCCTGGCTGGTTGCCGTGCTGGCGGGGCACGCGCGCGTCGCCGCCGGCCTGCACATCGACGCGCCCGTCCTCACCCTGCTGTCCGCGCGATCGACGCTGCTGCCGCACTGGACGCCGGACATGCTGACCTCGGATGTCGTTCTGGTCGTGCGTGACATCGCTCAGCGGGCGCTGCAGCTGGGGCCGACGGTCACGGTCTCGTGGCTGGAGGACGCCCTCCACGACGTCTTCCTGTCGCGCCCGCCCGTGCGCCAGGCAGCATACGCATCCATCACGCAGTGGATGCGCGGCTACCTCAGCGCAGGTTGA
- a CDS encoding nucleoside deaminase, translating into MTTAALDDHVRRAIQVSADARANGNHPFGAVLVAPDGEIVLEAENTVVTEEDVTGHAETNLVRKASRTIPYADLSGYTLVTSCEPCAMCAGAIYWAGIGTVVYALSGRGLLAITGDDPWTPTLDHPCRLDFADGNRPVTVLGPVLEDEAAVPHRGFWHD; encoded by the coding sequence ATGACCACAGCTGCACTCGACGACCACGTCCGACGCGCGATCCAGGTGTCCGCCGATGCGCGGGCCAACGGCAACCACCCGTTCGGCGCCGTCCTCGTCGCGCCGGACGGCGAGATCGTCCTCGAAGCGGAGAACACCGTAGTGACGGAGGAGGACGTCACCGGGCACGCGGAGACCAACCTGGTCCGGAAGGCCTCCCGGACCATCCCGTACGCCGACCTCTCCGGATACACCCTCGTCACCTCGTGCGAGCCGTGCGCCATGTGCGCGGGGGCCATCTACTGGGCCGGAATCGGAACGGTCGTCTACGCCCTCTCCGGCCGGGGCCTGCTGGCCATCACCGGCGACGATCCTTGGACTCCGACCCTCGACCATCCGTGCCGCCTGGACTTCGCGGACGGGAACCGCCCGGTCACGGTGCTCGGTCCCGTGCTCGAAGACGAAGCGGCCGTTCCGCACCGCGGCTTCTGGCACGACTGA
- a CDS encoding FAD-dependent oxidoreductase, translating into MTKLRLAIVGAGPAGIYAADILLKAERGFDVSIDLFEQLPAPYGLVRYGVAPDHPRIKGIITALREVLDSGDIRIFGNVQYGRDITLDDLKRHYNAVIFATGAVRDADLEIPGIQLRGSYGAADFVSWFDGHPDVPRTWPLDAKSVAVIGNGNVALDISRMLAKHADDLLPTEIPDNVYEGLKNSPVTDVHVFGRRGPAQVKFTPLELRELGELRDVDMILYDEDFDYDEQSKAAIASNKQVMVIDRVLQQWRKREVGTASRRLHLHFYARPLEVVGDDDGNVRALRWERTEPDGEGGVRGTGEIRELEIDALYRAVGYFGSPLPGIPFDRKHGVIPNHEGQVLRKGDNERMYGVYATGWIKRGPVGLIGHTKSDAMETIKHVINDQGNWWSPTDPDEQSVENLLRERGVEYTTLDGWHNLDAYEQSLGAERGRVRVKVVPREEMVRASNGEPVGSGPAAGQAAE; encoded by the coding sequence ATGACCAAACTGCGACTGGCCATCGTCGGCGCCGGGCCGGCGGGCATCTACGCCGCCGACATCCTGCTGAAGGCGGAGCGTGGCTTCGACGTGTCGATCGACCTGTTCGAGCAGCTCCCCGCGCCGTACGGCCTCGTCCGCTACGGCGTCGCCCCGGACCACCCGCGCATCAAGGGCATCATCACCGCGCTGCGCGAGGTGCTCGACAGCGGTGACATCCGCATCTTCGGCAACGTCCAGTACGGGCGCGACATCACGCTCGACGACCTCAAGCGCCACTACAACGCGGTCATCTTCGCCACCGGCGCCGTGCGCGACGCCGACCTCGAGATCCCCGGGATCCAGCTCAGGGGCTCCTACGGGGCTGCGGACTTCGTCAGCTGGTTCGACGGGCACCCGGACGTTCCGCGCACCTGGCCGCTCGACGCGAAGTCGGTGGCCGTGATCGGCAACGGGAACGTCGCGCTCGACATCTCGCGCATGCTCGCCAAGCACGCCGACGACCTGCTTCCGACGGAGATCCCGGACAACGTCTACGAGGGCCTCAAGAACTCGCCGGTGACCGACGTGCACGTGTTCGGCCGGCGCGGTCCCGCGCAGGTCAAGTTCACGCCGCTGGAGCTGCGCGAACTCGGCGAACTGCGCGATGTCGACATGATCCTCTACGACGAGGACTTCGACTACGACGAGCAGTCGAAGGCCGCCATCGCCAGCAACAAGCAGGTGATGGTCATCGACCGCGTCCTGCAGCAGTGGCGCAAGCGCGAGGTCGGCACCGCGTCGCGCCGGCTCCACCTGCACTTCTACGCCCGGCCGCTCGAAGTGGTCGGCGACGACGACGGCAACGTCCGTGCCCTGCGCTGGGAGCGCACGGAGCCGGACGGCGAGGGCGGCGTGCGCGGCACTGGCGAGATCCGCGAACTCGAGATCGACGCGCTCTACCGTGCCGTCGGCTACTTCGGATCGCCTCTGCCCGGCATCCCGTTCGACCGCAAGCACGGCGTCATCCCGAACCACGAGGGCCAGGTGCTGCGCAAGGGCGACAACGAGCGCATGTACGGCGTATATGCGACCGGGTGGATCAAGCGCGGGCCCGTCGGGCTCATCGGTCACACCAAATCGGATGCCATGGAGACGATCAAACATGTCATCAACGATCAGGGCAATTGGTGGTCGCCCACCGACCCCGACGAGCAATCTGTGGAGAACCTGCTCCGCGAGCGGGGTGTGGAGTACACGACGCTCGACGGCTGGCACAACCTCGACGCGTACGAGCAGTCCCTCGGCGCCGAGCGCGGCCGGGTGCGCGTGAAGGTCGTCCCGCGCGAGGAGATGGTGCGGGCCTCCAACGGGGAGCCGGTCGGAAGCGGACCGGCAGCCGGACAGGCCGCCGAGTAG